A portion of the Thalassotalea sp. LPB0316 genome contains these proteins:
- a CDS encoding EAL domain-containing protein, translating to MTRLVKKTHKKVYHLLGVFLIAGYFLALASFAWQVSTQQQQRFSLIAAIAPDLERLNQTHSLNEVLGQNVISQVILQDRIVFEQTAGSEWVLKQITLAPQLSVVAKPVWFQVVSSPIFWLLTSGFGLLLLITVKRSYQFIDKALAHVTEIEHWANSAIVQGNYPAVTTEHPIGYAINHLRKSMLHAQNQDSLFDKAIKESALLDDETGIGNKAYFNSRLSALMAEEDVRGAVYIIQCQGCDTIHSLYGHEQAIHVVEMIIQSIEKRFENRANFYLARCQEYELALLVPHVFVKEAEKLAQQILKGLLNIVLPVGINKDDFCHIGMSYFKSGDKAFQVLAEADMALRTAQLQGPSQWFMYDDGEIAHESAKGSLKWRTFLENAIRNNSFVIFFQPVIERFSDNILHHEVLTKVRDEKGELISARVFLPMAKKCGLSAPIDLLVFKQVCKLLTYEQDKQDCCSLNLSVDSLLDKSFIEKLHYELKQYPQIAPRLIIEISEYQLVNHLTELKPILFKLTLLGVQLLADKVGQYVVSAQYLKQLPIRYVKLHRSIVMNIEQKPENQVFVQSMKILCEPLKVKMFALGVEDQNEWRTLTKLGVQGGQGHYFTEPIAQVAKAIGH from the coding sequence ATGACACGCTTAGTCAAAAAAACACATAAAAAAGTTTATCACCTGCTGGGTGTGTTTTTGATTGCCGGTTATTTTTTAGCACTGGCCAGTTTTGCTTGGCAAGTGTCAACTCAACAGCAGCAACGTTTTTCTCTGATCGCGGCAATTGCGCCTGATCTCGAACGATTAAATCAAACGCATAGCCTCAATGAAGTACTAGGTCAAAATGTCATTAGCCAGGTTATCCTCCAAGATCGCATTGTCTTTGAACAAACTGCGGGTAGCGAGTGGGTATTAAAACAAATCACTTTGGCACCACAGTTATCAGTTGTTGCTAAGCCGGTTTGGTTTCAAGTCGTTAGCTCACCAATCTTTTGGTTATTGACCTCGGGGTTTGGTCTTTTGTTATTGATAACCGTCAAGCGAAGTTATCAGTTTATTGACAAGGCTTTAGCACATGTCACTGAGATTGAGCACTGGGCGAATTCGGCGATCGTTCAGGGTAATTATCCTGCGGTTACTACAGAGCACCCGATCGGTTATGCGATCAACCATTTGAGAAAGTCGATGTTGCACGCGCAAAATCAAGATAGCTTGTTTGATAAAGCAATTAAAGAAAGCGCATTACTCGACGATGAAACAGGTATTGGCAACAAAGCCTATTTTAATAGCCGTTTGAGCGCCTTAATGGCAGAAGAGGATGTGAGAGGTGCTGTTTACATTATTCAATGCCAAGGCTGCGACACGATACATTCACTATATGGCCATGAGCAGGCTATTCACGTTGTAGAGATGATTATCCAAAGTATTGAGAAACGCTTTGAAAACCGAGCGAACTTTTATCTAGCCCGTTGTCAGGAATACGAACTGGCACTGCTAGTGCCGCATGTATTTGTCAAAGAAGCGGAAAAGCTCGCTCAGCAAATTTTAAAGGGGCTACTCAATATTGTTTTACCGGTAGGCATTAATAAAGATGACTTCTGCCATATTGGCATGAGTTACTTTAAATCTGGCGATAAAGCGTTTCAGGTATTGGCGGAAGCAGATATGGCGCTGAGAACAGCACAGTTACAAGGGCCTTCTCAGTGGTTTATGTACGACGATGGTGAAATTGCTCACGAGAGTGCAAAAGGCTCTTTAAAATGGCGCACCTTCTTAGAAAATGCGATTCGCAACAACAGTTTTGTGATTTTTTTCCAGCCGGTTATTGAGCGCTTTTCAGATAATATTCTCCACCACGAAGTACTCACTAAGGTACGCGATGAAAAAGGCGAGTTGATAAGCGCGCGCGTATTTCTGCCGATGGCGAAAAAATGTGGCTTGTCAGCTCCGATCGATTTACTTGTCTTTAAACAAGTGTGTAAATTATTAACCTACGAGCAAGACAAACAAGACTGTTGCAGTTTAAACCTGAGCGTAGATTCATTATTAGATAAAAGCTTTATTGAAAAGCTGCATTACGAATTAAAACAGTACCCGCAAATTGCGCCTCGATTGATCATTGAAATTAGTGAGTATCAACTGGTTAATCATTTGACTGAACTCAAACCAATTTTATTCAAACTGACCTTGCTAGGGGTTCAGTTACTGGCAGATAAAGTTGGTCAGTATGTGGTCAGCGCTCAATATTTAAAACAACTGCCAATTCGTTACGTCAAATTGCACCGCTCAATTGTGATGAATATCGAACAAAAGCCTGAGAATCAGGTCTTTGTTCAAAGTATGAAAATCTTATGTGAGCCGTTAAAGGTGAAAATGTTTGCACTAGGTGTAGAAGATCAGAATGAGTGGCGAACCTTAACAAAACTCGGTGTTCAAGGTGGTCAAGGGCATTACTTCACCGAGCCTATTGCACAAGTTGCCAAGGCCATTGGTCACTAG
- a CDS encoding HD-GYP domain-containing protein → MIIEKQLPDLTIGEYVIDIVQQKGTYTLTSAGHIKTPKVITLLANKGVISVLVDTDKALKTKTSDEDSPDLTPPDKKPQSPVIVEIKKAKKIFNESKNIQRQILKDVAIGKEINVEPIIDITNNTIDTVFKNPDALACVINIRDKDEYLLEHSVSVSILMTIFARYLGFDKPLVQQLTIGAFLHDVGKIKIDDNILHKPGKLTAEEFDVMKTHVNHSIDIISQTQGVSELSLEVAALHHERLNGTGYPYNIQAQDISKYGRMVSICDIFDALTADRCYKDGYPHIKAFSILRKLAQDEHLDAQLVDQFIKCMGVYPVGSLVELNSHKLAIVEARNQADPIRPKVRSFFNVDDNRYVMTEDIDLTNTEDFIVKGVKADDFDLDMNKIIEFLLMQG, encoded by the coding sequence ATGATTATAGAAAAACAGCTACCAGACTTAACCATTGGTGAGTACGTTATTGATATTGTTCAGCAAAAAGGGACATACACGTTAACAAGTGCTGGCCATATTAAAACGCCTAAAGTCATCACCCTATTAGCAAATAAAGGGGTGATTTCGGTACTTGTTGATACCGACAAAGCGCTGAAAACCAAAACCTCCGACGAGGATAGTCCCGATCTCACTCCCCCCGATAAAAAGCCGCAAAGCCCAGTCATAGTCGAGATCAAAAAAGCGAAAAAGATATTTAACGAATCGAAGAATATTCAGCGGCAAATCCTTAAAGATGTCGCCATCGGCAAAGAAATCAATGTCGAACCGATAATAGATATTACCAATAACACAATAGACACGGTTTTTAAAAACCCAGATGCGTTAGCTTGTGTCATCAATATTCGCGATAAAGATGAATACCTGCTTGAGCACTCAGTGTCTGTGTCGATATTAATGACCATTTTCGCGCGTTATTTGGGTTTTGATAAACCATTGGTGCAACAATTAACCATTGGCGCGTTTTTACACGATGTCGGTAAAATTAAAATCGATGACAATATCTTGCACAAACCAGGGAAGCTTACCGCCGAAGAGTTTGACGTGATGAAAACTCATGTTAATCACTCGATAGATATTATCTCGCAAACACAGGGGGTTTCGGAGTTGAGCTTGGAAGTTGCCGCCCTTCATCACGAGCGCTTAAATGGCACTGGCTACCCGTATAACATTCAAGCTCAAGATATTTCCAAATACGGCCGCATGGTATCTATTTGTGATATTTTCGATGCACTAACTGCCGACCGCTGTTACAAAGATGGCTATCCTCATATCAAGGCTTTCAGCATTTTGCGCAAGCTTGCCCAAGATGAACATTTAGACGCTCAACTGGTCGATCAATTTATCAAATGCATGGGCGTATACCCTGTTGGCTCGCTGGTTGAACTCAACTCTCATAAGCTAGCGATCGTGGAAGCGAGAAACCAAGCCGATCCAATTCGCCCGAAAGTTCGGTCATTTTTTAACGTTGATGACAACCGTTATGTGATGACCGAAGATATTGACTTAACCAACACCGAAGATTTTATTGTTAAAGGGGTAAAAGCAGATGACTTTGATCTCGATATGAATAAAATCATCGAGTTCTTACTAATGCAAGGCTAA
- a CDS encoding universal stress protein, producing MSHILVVADLLDNNPVATLKASELAQQSKLPVKFVFFCHDNITHLDNDQEQVKAQIIKRVEQQSQALLTEHVPADVEYSFEVVWEKRIHQWVNRYVDNNDVSFVVKTGHRTETMMYTSTDWHLLRECNAPIYISSEKQWRRAQHVLASLDLETKNEEKLALNSKILEQAKELASASKSQLHVCYTVPFSRLLHDFGMQFRDELEIKAEKKLKPVIEALSKEHDIPIERFHIKAGEPEKVIPSTAASVKAAVVVLGMVGRKGLSGKIIGNTAEKILALLKTDLVAVKP from the coding sequence ATGAGTCATATTTTGGTTGTCGCAGATTTACTAGACAACAATCCAGTAGCAACGTTAAAGGCCAGTGAACTAGCACAGCAAAGCAAGTTGCCAGTAAAGTTTGTCTTTTTCTGTCACGATAATATTACTCACCTAGATAACGATCAAGAGCAGGTCAAAGCTCAGATTATCAAGCGTGTTGAGCAGCAGTCTCAAGCATTATTAACTGAACACGTGCCAGCTGATGTTGAATATAGTTTTGAAGTGGTGTGGGAAAAGCGCATTCACCAGTGGGTTAATCGCTACGTTGATAACAATGATGTAAGTTTTGTTGTTAAAACGGGCCATCGCACTGAAACAATGATGTATACCTCAACTGATTGGCACCTACTTCGTGAGTGTAACGCGCCAATTTATATTTCTTCAGAAAAACAATGGCGCAGAGCACAACACGTTTTAGCTTCGCTTGATTTGGAAACCAAAAATGAAGAAAAACTCGCTTTAAATAGCAAGATTCTCGAGCAAGCAAAAGAATTAGCGAGTGCATCTAAAAGTCAGCTTCATGTCTGTTACACAGTACCTTTTTCGCGTCTATTACACGATTTTGGCATGCAGTTTCGAGATGAACTGGAAATTAAAGCGGAGAAGAAGTTAAAACCAGTTATCGAAGCCTTGTCTAAAGAGCACGATATTCCGATTGAACGCTTTCATATCAAAGCGGGCGAACCTGAAAAAGTGATCCCGAGTACAGCTGCAAGTGTTAAAGCCGCCGTTGTAGTTTTAGGGATGGTGGGTCGCAAAGGCTTGAGTGGTAAGATAATAGGTAACACCGCAGAGAAAATCTTAGCGTTATTAAAAACCGATTTAGTTGCCGTTAAGCCATAA
- the rnr gene encoding ribonuclease R translates to MTIQDPHFDREAKKYEKPIASRELILELISQATTPLTFKGVCQATGIFEESDKVALKRRLRAMEQAGQLVFNKFKQYVIPAKRDVITGRVIGHRDGYGFFTPDTGGKDFFISSHEMQRVFHGDVAEGMLLERTDKKGRKEIRILNVIEPRKHGIVGRLFKEHNITFVVPDDARIQQDILIPPEQTMGAKHGQMVVIEIIQRPSKHRNAMAKVIEVLGDHMAPGMEIEIALREHDLPHEFSAQVKAEVATLSDEVTEEAKVPRVDLRDLPLVTIDGEDARDFDDAVYCQPKKSGGWRLWVAIADVSYYVRPNTALDDEAIARGNSVYFPSQVIPMLPEKLSNGLCSLNPDVDRLCMVCEMTVSASGNLSGSKFYPAVMRSKARFTYTKVAAILDGDQALIDQYAPLVDDLRHLHDMYIALASARDNRGAIAFETEESQFIFNQDRKIESIVPLIRNDAHKMIEECMILANVATAKFIEKHKMPGLFRVHDKPSDDKYRNFISYLGELGIEIPYKEAPEPSDYGYILAKVAERPDQELIQTMLLRSMKQAVYQSENIGHFGLALTQYSHFTSPIRRYPDLVVHRVIKAILQQQAESEANVGYFSYTDQQVTELGEHCSMTERRADDATRDVADWLKCEYMLDHVGDSFTGVISTVTNFGLFVRLQDLHIEGLIHITSLGRDFYHFDDVRMCLSGENTGKRYNVGDVLAVQVAAVNLDEKKIDLVLQGENAILQKAKPIARSNAKQGKGKKVKSKAQERAKSAARDFEKPAKGKKKDKAEKSKVKKRKARKNRPGKNARKAAKSKK, encoded by the coding sequence GTGACTATACAAGATCCTCACTTCGACCGAGAAGCTAAAAAATACGAAAAACCTATCGCGAGCCGCGAGCTTATTCTCGAGCTGATCAGCCAAGCAACAACACCGTTAACCTTTAAAGGTGTTTGTCAGGCAACCGGCATTTTTGAAGAAAGCGATAAGGTGGCATTAAAAAGACGCTTACGAGCTATGGAGCAAGCTGGTCAGCTCGTGTTCAATAAATTCAAACAGTATGTTATCCCAGCCAAACGCGATGTCATCACAGGGCGTGTGATTGGTCACCGCGATGGTTATGGCTTTTTCACGCCAGATACCGGTGGTAAAGATTTCTTTATCTCATCTCACGAAATGCAACGGGTTTTTCACGGCGATGTTGCCGAAGGTATGCTGCTTGAGCGCACCGATAAAAAAGGCCGTAAAGAAATTCGCATTCTCAATGTTATTGAACCGCGTAAACACGGGATTGTTGGTCGCCTTTTTAAAGAGCACAATATTACGTTTGTTGTGCCAGACGACGCCCGCATTCAACAAGATATTTTAATTCCGCCAGAGCAAACCATGGGTGCCAAACACGGCCAAATGGTGGTGATTGAAATTATCCAACGACCGTCAAAACACCGCAATGCCATGGCAAAAGTGATTGAAGTGCTAGGCGATCATATGGCGCCTGGCATGGAGATTGAAATTGCCTTACGCGAACACGATTTACCCCATGAATTTTCAGCTCAAGTCAAAGCGGAAGTCGCTACCTTAAGTGATGAAGTCACGGAAGAGGCGAAAGTACCTCGGGTTGATTTGCGCGATTTACCGCTAGTAACGATTGACGGCGAAGATGCGCGTGATTTTGACGATGCGGTTTATTGTCAGCCAAAGAAAAGCGGCGGCTGGCGCTTGTGGGTCGCGATAGCGGATGTTAGTTACTACGTTAGACCTAATACTGCGTTAGATGATGAAGCGATTGCCCGTGGTAATTCTGTCTATTTTCCATCACAAGTGATTCCGATGTTGCCGGAAAAACTGTCAAACGGCCTGTGTTCGTTAAATCCTGATGTCGATCGCCTGTGTATGGTCTGTGAAATGACCGTTAGTGCCTCTGGTAATTTATCTGGCAGTAAATTTTATCCGGCGGTAATGCGCTCTAAAGCGCGTTTTACCTACACTAAAGTGGCAGCAATCTTAGACGGTGATCAAGCGTTGATCGACCAATACGCCCCATTGGTTGATGATTTACGTCACTTGCACGATATGTATATTGCATTGGCGAGCGCAAGAGATAACCGCGGTGCAATTGCTTTTGAAACGGAAGAGTCACAATTTATCTTTAACCAAGATAGAAAAATTGAATCGATTGTCCCGTTGATCCGTAACGATGCGCACAAGATGATTGAAGAATGCATGATCTTGGCTAATGTCGCGACGGCGAAGTTTATCGAAAAACACAAAATGCCGGGGTTATTTCGTGTCCACGATAAACCGAGTGACGATAAATACCGCAATTTTATCTCGTACTTAGGTGAATTAGGTATTGAGATCCCGTACAAAGAAGCGCCAGAGCCTTCTGATTATGGCTATATTTTGGCAAAAGTTGCTGAACGCCCAGATCAAGAACTGATCCAAACTATGTTACTGCGTTCGATGAAGCAAGCGGTTTATCAAAGTGAAAACATCGGTCACTTTGGCTTGGCCTTAACGCAATATAGCCACTTTACTTCGCCAATTAGACGTTATCCCGATCTTGTGGTTCATCGCGTGATTAAGGCTATTTTACAGCAACAGGCTGAAAGTGAAGCTAATGTTGGTTATTTCAGTTATACCGACCAACAAGTAACAGAACTAGGTGAGCACTGTTCGATGACCGAGCGCAGAGCCGATGATGCCACGCGCGACGTCGCTGATTGGCTCAAGTGCGAATACATGCTTGATCACGTTGGCGACAGCTTTACTGGGGTGATTTCGACAGTAACCAATTTTGGCCTTTTTGTTCGCTTACAAGACTTACATATTGAAGGGCTTATTCACATTACTTCACTGGGTCGCGATTTTTATCACTTTGACGATGTTAGAATGTGCTTATCCGGTGAGAATACAGGTAAGCGCTACAATGTTGGCGATGTGTTAGCTGTGCAAGTAGCGGCAGTCAATCTTGACGAGAAGAAAATTGATCTGGTATTACAGGGTGAAAATGCCATTTTACAAAAAGCAAAGCCAATAGCGAGAAGTAACGCTAAACAAGGCAAGGGTAAGAAAGTCAAATCAAAAGCGCAAGAGCGAGCTAAAAGCGCGGCACGTGATTTCGAAAAGCCAGCAAAAGGTAAAAAGAAAGACAAAGCTGAAAAGTCGAAAGTTAAAAAGCGCAAAGCGCGTAAAAACAGGCCAGGCAAAAATGCCCGTAAAGCCGCGAAATCAAAGAAGTAA
- a CDS encoding tetratricopeptide repeat protein, with translation MFRIFSLISMFLLAFSSFAQNMQAVQIYTDDMLLDLIKENKHLSQVVLDECQLVQDIEARAVKAEKPSYQFLWGDMLAYGVCVKKDIALGLRYMQLAADQGLPEALEQLGRYHHVGKFMQVDIDKAIIYLKEAASVNNLNAQLRLADLYNQGYGSPLDFPELYSQLHHALTDDKKTHQQIALQLANLADKMPSHVVAQAKKERY, from the coding sequence ATGTTTCGTATTTTTTCTTTGATCTCGATGTTTTTGTTAGCCTTTTCTAGCTTTGCTCAAAATATGCAGGCGGTACAAATTTACACAGACGATATGCTATTAGACTTGATCAAAGAGAACAAGCACCTATCGCAAGTCGTACTTGATGAATGCCAATTGGTGCAAGATATTGAAGCGCGAGCGGTAAAAGCGGAAAAACCATCCTATCAATTTTTATGGGGTGATATGTTGGCATACGGTGTGTGTGTGAAAAAAGATATTGCCTTGGGTTTGCGCTATATGCAGCTTGCAGCAGATCAAGGTTTACCTGAAGCGTTAGAACAACTTGGCCGCTATCACCACGTTGGTAAATTTATGCAAGTTGATATCGACAAAGCAATTATCTATTTAAAAGAAGCTGCCAGTGTTAATAATTTAAATGCTCAATTACGCTTAGCTGACCTTTATAACCAAGGATATGGTAGCCCGTTAGATTTTCCTGAACTCTACTCACAACTGCACCACGCGTTAACTGATGACAAAAAGACGCACCAACAAATTGCGCTGCAACTAGCGAATTTGGCAGATAAAATGCCCTCTCATGTTGTGGCTCAAGCGAAAAAAGAGCGTTACTAA
- the priB gene encoding primosomal replication protein N codes for MEAVVFKAPKLTSSPVGIHHCQFTIEHRSIQVEAQMNRQAFVRMQVVATGDWSQHLTSELTEGRQIRVTGFLNRHETRNGNPLLVLHAQQIEMIN; via the coding sequence ATGGAAGCCGTGGTGTTTAAAGCACCAAAACTGACATCAAGCCCAGTGGGGATTCACCATTGCCAATTCACTATTGAACACCGTTCAATACAGGTTGAAGCTCAAATGAATCGCCAAGCGTTCGTTAGAATGCAAGTCGTGGCAACAGGTGATTGGTCACAACACTTAACGAGTGAATTAACTGAAGGCAGGCAAATTAGAGTGACCGGTTTTTTAAATCGTCACGAAACAAGAAACGGTAACCCACTTCTTGTTCTGCATGCCCAACAGATTGAAATGATTAATTAG
- the rlmB gene encoding 23S rRNA (guanosine(2251)-2'-O)-methyltransferase RlmB — protein MSKQSDIVLGIHAVQALIERSPERFIEMWALKGRDDERMLPIINLARKYKIPMQFVHRKVLDDKSQGEQHQGVIARITPNKQYNENDLDEIISSAEKQNISPFLLILDGVTDPHNLGACLRNADAAGVQAIIVPKDKAAKITATVRKVAVGAAETVPLVQVTNLARTMKHIQQLGVWIVGTAGETDTSLYDVKLNGPLALVMGAEGKGMRRLTRENCDQLVKLPMAGAVSSLNVSVATGICLFEIVRQRLTN, from the coding sequence ATGTCAAAACAAAGTGATATCGTTTTAGGGATCCACGCCGTCCAAGCGTTAATTGAACGTTCTCCAGAGCGCTTTATCGAAATGTGGGCACTGAAAGGCCGTGACGATGAACGAATGCTACCGATCATCAACTTAGCGCGAAAATATAAAATTCCCATGCAGTTTGTGCACCGCAAGGTGTTAGACGACAAAAGTCAAGGTGAACAGCATCAAGGTGTTATTGCGCGCATTACACCGAATAAGCAATACAATGAAAATGATTTAGACGAAATTATCAGTAGTGCAGAGAAGCAAAATATCTCGCCATTTCTGTTGATCTTAGATGGCGTTACCGATCCCCATAATTTGGGCGCTTGCTTGCGAAATGCTGATGCAGCAGGTGTTCAGGCGATTATCGTGCCGAAAGATAAGGCCGCGAAAATTACCGCTACGGTTCGCAAAGTAGCGGTTGGTGCAGCTGAAACTGTGCCCTTAGTTCAAGTGACTAATTTAGCTCGCACAATGAAACACATCCAGCAACTAGGCGTTTGGATCGTTGGCACCGCTGGGGAAACCGATACCAGTTTATACGACGTTAAGCTCAATGGCCCGTTAGCTTTAGTGATGGGGGCAGAGGGCAAAGGTATGCGCAGGCTTACGCGAGAAAACTGCGACCAATTAGTTAAGCTGCCAATGGCTGGTGCGGTATCGAGTCTAAATGTATCCGTTGCGACCGGTATCTGTTTATTTGAAATAGTACGACAAAGGCTTACAAATTAA
- the rpsR gene encoding 30S ribosomal protein S18, translating into MSRFFRRRKFCRFSAEGAAEIDYKDIATLKNYITESGKIVPSRITGTSAKYQRQLGRAIKRARYLALLPYTDLHK; encoded by the coding sequence ATGTCACGTTTTTTTAGACGTCGTAAGTTCTGCCGCTTCTCAGCGGAAGGTGCTGCGGAAATCGATTACAAAGATATCGCAACACTAAAAAACTATATCACTGAAAGTGGTAAAATTGTTCCTAGCCGTATCACTGGTACAAGTGCTAAATACCAACGTCAACTTGGTCGTGCGATCAAGCGTGCTCGTTACTTAGCATTATTACCTTACACTGATTTACACAAGTAA
- the rplI gene encoding 50S ribosomal protein L9, with protein sequence MEVILLDKIAKLGGLGDKVTVKSGYARNFLLPQGKAVFASKANVEHFEARRAELEAKLAETLAAAEARAAKIVELAEVTIASKAGDEGKLFGSIGTKDIADAITAAGVEVAKAEVRMPLGTIRETGEFDIAIHLHTDVDTSIKVNVIAEA encoded by the coding sequence ATGGAAGTAATTCTTCTTGATAAAATCGCCAAATTAGGCGGCCTTGGTGACAAGGTAACAGTTAAGTCTGGCTACGCGCGTAACTTCTTATTACCACAAGGTAAAGCTGTATTCGCATCAAAAGCTAACGTTGAGCACTTTGAAGCTCGTCGTGCTGAATTAGAAGCTAAATTAGCTGAAACTTTAGCTGCTGCTGAAGCTCGTGCTGCTAAGATCGTTGAATTAGCTGAAGTTACTATCGCTTCTAAAGCGGGTGACGAAGGTAAATTATTCGGTTCAATTGGCACAAAAGACATCGCTGATGCAATCACTGCAGCAGGCGTTGAAGTTGCTAAAGCTGAAGTACGTATGCCTTTAGGTACAATCCGTGAAACAGGTGAGTTCGATATCGCAATTCACTTACACACAGATGTAGACACAAGCATCAAAGTAAACGTTATCGCTGAAGCATAA
- the rpsF gene encoding 30S ribosomal protein S6, which produces MRHYEIVFMVHPDQSEQVPGMIQRYTDLITGAEGQIHRLEDWGRRQLAYPINKLHKAHYVLMNVEAPQSVIDELETSFRYNDVVIRNMIMRTKGAVTEASAMAAAKEDRREVKKEVTEAPAAPATEEAASEE; this is translated from the coding sequence ATGCGTCATTACGAAATCGTATTTATGGTTCACCCTGATCAGAGTGAACAAGTACCAGGTATGATCCAGCGTTATACTGATCTTATCACTGGTGCCGAAGGTCAAATCCACCGTCTTGAAGACTGGGGCCGTCGTCAATTAGCTTACCCAATCAACAAACTACACAAGGCACACTACGTTTTAATGAACGTTGAAGCGCCTCAGTCAGTTATTGATGAGCTAGAAACTTCTTTCCGTTATAACGATGTTGTTATTCGTAACATGATCATGCGCACAAAAGGCGCGGTAACTGAAGCTTCAGCAATGGCTGCTGCTAAAGAAGACCGTCGTGAAGTTAAGAAAGAGGTTACTGAAGCTCCTGCTGCTCCTGCAACTGAAGAAGCTGCAAGCGAAGAATAA
- a CDS encoding M20/M25/M40 family metallo-hydrolase, with amino-acid sequence MLQSKLSKAVALTSVFIASLALSSTARAITPEDKVVLEQLKQSSLKSDLSYELIESLTTEVGNRLMGTEGDKRSIEWAVNKMKALGFDKVWTEEVKGTYWQRGHAHAQIVAPFPQKMVVLALGGSVSTPQGGLEAQVAHFETLADLKAAPDNSLNGKIAFVSYRMTKHIDGKGYGPAVGTRVTGASVAAQKGASALIMRSVGTDNNRTAHTGVMRYQEGIAKIPAVALSNPDADLLVNQLKRNKPVTFKLAVETITGHGQSAVSANVIGEITGSELPNEIVAIGAHLDSWDVGTGALDDGLGIGMTMAAAAQIAQLESRPKRTIRVILFAAEEVGLLGAKQYLADRKDDVSDHVLGAEWDFGMGPIYKMTPGVGANALNSIREFAQIIAPLGVSLSPMNNGVAQSDMSLLTKAGMPSVNFAPDGTDYFDYHHTENDTLDKVNPDDLKINTTIYTLFAYYAAQAPVDFRK; translated from the coding sequence TTGTTGCAGTCAAAACTTTCGAAAGCCGTAGCCTTAACCTCGGTATTTATTGCTAGCCTGGCGTTATCAAGCACCGCACGGGCAATTACGCCAGAAGATAAAGTTGTGCTTGAGCAATTAAAACAATCAAGCCTTAAATCTGATTTGTCATATGAGTTGATTGAATCGCTTACAACAGAAGTGGGCAATCGCTTAATGGGGACAGAAGGCGATAAACGCTCGATTGAATGGGCAGTGAATAAGATGAAAGCGCTAGGCTTTGACAAAGTATGGACTGAAGAAGTCAAAGGCACGTATTGGCAACGCGGCCATGCGCACGCTCAAATTGTTGCGCCATTTCCACAAAAAATGGTGGTATTAGCGCTCGGTGGCAGTGTGTCTACGCCACAAGGTGGCCTTGAAGCTCAGGTTGCTCACTTTGAAACCTTAGCTGACTTAAAAGCGGCGCCAGATAACAGCTTAAACGGTAAAATTGCCTTTGTTTCGTATCGCATGACTAAGCATATTGATGGCAAAGGCTATGGCCCAGCAGTGGGCACTCGTGTTACCGGTGCCAGTGTTGCTGCGCAAAAGGGCGCTTCCGCGTTAATTATGCGCTCTGTCGGCACAGACAATAACCGCACTGCACATACTGGCGTGATGCGCTATCAAGAGGGAATTGCGAAAATTCCAGCGGTTGCTTTATCAAATCCTGATGCCGATTTATTAGTGAACCAGTTAAAACGCAACAAACCTGTTACCTTTAAGTTGGCAGTAGAAACGATTACTGGCCACGGCCAATCTGCGGTTTCGGCTAATGTTATCGGCGAGATTACCGGTAGTGAATTACCTAATGAAATTGTTGCTATCGGCGCTCACCTAGATAGTTGGGACGTAGGCACAGGTGCTTTAGATGATGGCTTAGGCATTGGTATGACGATGGCGGCAGCCGCGCAAATTGCCCAGTTAGAAAGCAGACCCAAACGCACCATTCGAGTGATTTTATTCGCCGCTGAAGAAGTCGGGCTATTGGGCGCAAAGCAATATTTAGCCGATCGAAAGGACGATGTATCTGATCATGTGTTAGGTGCTGAGTGGGACTTTGGCATGGGGCCAATTTATAAAATGACCCCAGGTGTTGGCGCCAATGCGCTTAATTCAATTCGCGAATTTGCCCAAATCATCGCGCCACTAGGTGTCTCTTTATCGCCGATGAATAATGGCGTGGCGCAATCAGATATGAGTTTACTCACCAAGGCAGGCATGCCAAGTGTTAACTTTGCCCCAGATGGTACGGATTATTTTGATTATCACCACACAGAAAATGATACCTTGGATAAAGTGAACCCTGATGATCTAAAAATTAACACGACGATTTACACCTTGTTCGCTTATTATGCCGCACAAGCGCCGGTTGATTTTAGAAAGTAA